One genomic region from Leifsonia poae encodes:
- a CDS encoding Nramp family divalent metal transporter → MAVEVDERKTAAPARLLFLLGPAFVAAIAYVDPGNVAANLTAGAQYGYLLVWVLVAANAIAVFVQYQSAKLGIVTGSSLPELLGSRLGTGPRRAFWAQAELVAAATDLAEVIGGAIALNLLFGLPLPLGGLIVGVVSIGILAIQSRRGQRPFEMVIVGLLGVIAVGFLAGLFVSPVDWGAAADGLVPRFDGAPTVLLAASMLGATVMPHAIYLHSALARDRHGRAATPGAVRRLLKATKIDVVAALVLAGAVNIAMLLLAAAALGGVGGTDTIEGAHAAITTALGPAIGVIFAVGLLASGLASTSVGSYAGATIMSGLLKVRVPLLTRRVVTLIPAIVILSIGVDPTWALVISQVFLSLGIPFAMIPLLRLTGSRAVMGDRVDGWGTRLLGVGVAALVVALNIALVVLTVADWV, encoded by the coding sequence ATGGCGGTCGAGGTCGACGAACGAAAGACGGCGGCGCCCGCGCGGCTGCTCTTCCTGCTCGGTCCGGCATTCGTCGCGGCGATCGCCTACGTCGACCCCGGCAATGTTGCCGCGAACCTCACGGCCGGCGCACAATACGGCTACCTTCTCGTCTGGGTGCTCGTCGCAGCGAACGCCATCGCCGTCTTCGTTCAATACCAATCCGCGAAACTCGGCATCGTCACCGGTTCCAGCCTCCCGGAGCTGCTCGGCTCGCGACTCGGCACCGGCCCCAGACGCGCCTTCTGGGCGCAGGCCGAACTCGTGGCGGCGGCGACCGACCTGGCGGAGGTCATCGGCGGGGCCATCGCGCTCAACCTGCTGTTCGGGCTGCCGCTCCCGCTGGGCGGACTCATCGTCGGAGTGGTATCGATCGGCATCCTGGCGATACAGTCCCGCCGCGGTCAGCGCCCGTTCGAGATGGTCATCGTGGGGCTCCTCGGCGTCATCGCGGTCGGCTTCTTGGCCGGGCTGTTCGTGAGCCCCGTCGACTGGGGCGCGGCGGCCGACGGCCTCGTTCCCCGCTTCGACGGGGCGCCGACCGTTCTGCTGGCGGCCAGCATGCTCGGCGCGACCGTGATGCCGCACGCCATCTACCTGCATTCCGCCCTCGCCCGCGACCGGCACGGACGAGCCGCGACCCCTGGCGCCGTGCGCCGGCTGCTGAAGGCGACGAAGATCGATGTGGTCGCCGCCCTCGTCCTCGCCGGCGCCGTGAACATCGCGATGCTCCTGCTCGCCGCAGCCGCGCTCGGCGGGGTCGGCGGCACCGACACCATCGAGGGCGCTCACGCCGCGATCACCACCGCGCTCGGCCCCGCGATCGGCGTCATCTTCGCGGTCGGGCTGCTCGCCTCGGGGCTCGCCTCCACATCGGTGGGCAGCTACGCCGGCGCCACCATCATGTCGGGGCTGCTCAAAGTGCGCGTGCCGCTGCTCACCCGACGGGTCGTCACCCTCATCCCGGCCATCGTGATCCTGTCGATCGGAGTCGACCCGACCTGGGCGCTCGTGATCAGCCAGGTCTTCCTCAGCCTGGGCATTCCGTTCGCGATGATCCCGCTGCTGCGGCTCACCGGCTCGCGCGCGGTGATGGGCGATCGCGTCGACGGATGGGGCACGCGCCTCCTCGGCGTCGGGGTCGCCGCCCTCGTCGTCGCCCTGAACATCGCCCTCGTCGTCCTCACCGTCGCCGACTGGGTCTGA
- a CDS encoding cystathionine beta-synthase — protein sequence MEYAETIVDLVGNTPLVKLNKVVDGVAATVLVKLEYLNPGGSSKDRIATRIIDAAERDGQLKPGGTIVEPTSGNTGVGLALVAQQRGYRCVFVLPDKVGEDKRNVLTAYGAEVVVTPTSVAPEDPDSYYSVSDRLAAEIPGAYKPNQYFNPNGPLSHYETTGPEIWRDTDQRITHLVAGVGTGGTISGTGRFLKEASDGRVQVIGADPEGSVYSGGTGRPYLVEGVGEDFWPGAYDPSVVDEVIAVSDADSFEMTRRLAREEGILVGGSSGMAVVAAVRAAQTLSADDIVVVILPDGGRGYLGKIFNDKWMRSYGFSDVPDEATVHDVIGTKRADLPDLVHAHPTDTVRDAIEIMNKYGVSQLPVLTAEPPVVMGEVAGALDETSLVDDVFSGRAQMSDSVGAFLGEPLDLIGVNEPVSAARAALATVNALLVTEDGKPVSVLTRQDLLNFLSE from the coding sequence GTGGAATACGCAGAGACCATCGTCGATCTGGTCGGCAACACCCCGCTCGTCAAACTCAACAAGGTCGTTGACGGGGTCGCGGCGACCGTGCTCGTCAAACTCGAGTACTTGAACCCGGGCGGCTCCTCCAAAGACCGCATCGCGACACGCATCATCGATGCCGCCGAGCGTGACGGCCAGCTGAAGCCGGGTGGAACGATCGTCGAGCCGACGAGCGGGAACACCGGGGTCGGCCTTGCACTCGTTGCCCAGCAGCGCGGCTACCGTTGCGTGTTCGTGCTCCCCGACAAGGTCGGCGAAGACAAGCGCAATGTGCTCACGGCGTACGGCGCCGAGGTGGTGGTGACCCCGACCTCGGTGGCCCCCGAAGACCCGGACTCCTATTACAGCGTCTCCGACAGGCTCGCGGCAGAGATCCCGGGCGCCTACAAGCCCAACCAGTACTTCAACCCGAACGGCCCGCTCAGCCACTACGAGACGACCGGGCCCGAGATCTGGCGGGACACCGACCAGAGGATCACCCACCTGGTGGCGGGCGTCGGAACCGGCGGCACGATCAGCGGCACGGGCCGTTTTCTCAAAGAAGCCTCCGACGGCCGCGTGCAGGTCATCGGCGCCGACCCGGAAGGTTCCGTCTACTCGGGCGGCACCGGCCGGCCCTACCTCGTCGAAGGTGTCGGTGAGGACTTCTGGCCCGGCGCATACGACCCGAGTGTCGTCGACGAGGTGATCGCCGTCTCCGACGCCGACTCCTTCGAGATGACCCGCCGGCTCGCCCGCGAGGAAGGCATCCTGGTCGGCGGCTCCAGCGGCATGGCGGTCGTCGCGGCCGTGCGCGCCGCTCAGACCCTCAGCGCCGACGACATCGTCGTCGTCATCCTGCCCGACGGCGGTCGAGGCTACCTGGGCAAGATCTTCAACGACAAGTGGATGCGCTCCTACGGGTTCAGCGACGTGCCCGACGAGGCGACCGTGCACGATGTGATCGGCACGAAGCGGGCCGACCTGCCCGACCTCGTGCACGCGCATCCCACCGACACCGTGCGGGACGCCATCGAGATCATGAACAAGTACGGCGTCTCGCAGCTGCCCGTGCTCACGGCCGAACCGCCCGTCGTGATGGGCGAAGTGGCGGGGGCGCTCGACGAGACATCGCTCGTCGACGATGTGTTCAGCGGTCGGGCGCAGATGAGCGACAGCGTCGGAGCCTTCCTCGGTGAACCGCTCGACCTGATCGGCGTGAACGAACCGGTCAGCGCCGCCCGCGCGGCGCTCGCCACCGTGAACGCCCTGCTGGTGACCGAAGACGGCAAACCCGTCTCGGTCCTCACCCGCCAAGACCTCCTCAACTTCCTCAGCGAATAG
- a CDS encoding metal-dependent transcriptional regulator, translating to MPVSELSTVAQDYLKVIWSATEWSHDPITVKQLAERLGVRAATISDGIRRLADQGMLVHEPYGGIELTETGRRNAVAMVRRHRLLETFLVEELGYGWDEVHDEAEVLEHAVSDTLIERIDRRLGFPSRDPHGDPIPSADGTPHLPDATPLMSAEPNVPLRVTRISDADPAVLRYLADRGILVDTALTVDEHREFAGDVTVRLGDADVVLGATAAAAVWLTPA from the coding sequence ATGCCCGTGTCTGAACTGTCGACCGTCGCACAGGACTATCTGAAGGTCATCTGGTCGGCCACCGAATGGTCCCACGACCCGATCACCGTGAAGCAGCTGGCCGAACGGCTCGGCGTCCGGGCTGCGACGATCTCCGACGGCATCCGCCGCCTCGCCGATCAGGGGATGCTCGTGCACGAGCCCTACGGCGGCATCGAACTCACTGAGACGGGCCGCCGCAACGCCGTCGCCATGGTGCGCCGTCACCGTCTGCTGGAGACGTTCCTCGTGGAGGAGCTCGGATACGGCTGGGACGAGGTGCACGACGAGGCCGAGGTGCTCGAGCATGCGGTCTCCGACACGCTCATCGAACGCATCGACCGCCGGCTCGGCTTCCCTTCCCGCGACCCGCACGGCGACCCCATCCCGAGCGCCGATGGCACCCCGCACCTGCCGGATGCGACGCCGCTCATGTCTGCCGAGCCGAACGTCCCTCTGCGGGTCACCCGCATCTCGGACGCCGACCCGGCTGTGCTGCGCTACCTCGCCGACCGCGGCATCCTGGTCGACACCGCGCTCACCGTGGATGAGCACCGCGAGTTCGCCGGCGACGTGACGGTGCGCCTCGGCGACGCCGACGTCGTGCTCGGCGCGACGGCCGCCGCCGCCGTCTGGCTCACCCCCGCCTGA
- a CDS encoding cystathionine gamma-synthase, producing MTDHGFSTRAIHVGQEFDPTTGAIIPPIYQTSTFVQDGVGGLRGGYEYSRGGNPTRTSLETLLASLEGGKRALSFSSGLAAEDALLRAVLQPGDHVVLGNDVYGGTHRLINRVHGAWGVRNTTVDLGDLSAVREALAVDGTRILWIETPSNPLMKISDVAALAELGHEVGAIVVVDNTFASPALQQPLALGADVVVHSTTKYLGGHSDVVGGAVVIDDDELADKVQFVQFAAGAVSGPMDAWLTTRGIKTLAVRMQRHSANAQAVAERLVGHPAIQAVYYPGLAHHPGHELAARQMSGFGGMLSVALVGGAEAAKAFAEATEVFQLAESLGGVESLIGYPSEMTHASVRGTELEVPDNVIRLSVGIEDAADLIADVEQALEKIAGRA from the coding sequence ATGACAGACCACGGTTTCTCCACGCGCGCCATCCATGTCGGGCAGGAGTTCGACCCGACCACGGGTGCGATCATCCCCCCGATCTACCAGACCTCCACGTTCGTACAAGACGGCGTCGGCGGTCTGCGAGGAGGCTACGAATACAGCCGCGGGGGCAACCCGACCCGCACCTCCCTCGAAACCCTGCTCGCCTCGCTCGAGGGCGGCAAGCGCGCGCTGTCGTTCTCGTCGGGCCTCGCCGCCGAAGACGCGCTGCTGCGCGCCGTGCTGCAGCCGGGCGACCACGTCGTTCTCGGCAACGACGTCTACGGCGGAACGCACCGGCTCATCAACCGTGTCCACGGTGCCTGGGGTGTGCGCAACACGACGGTGGATCTGGGTGACCTCTCCGCCGTGCGCGAGGCGCTCGCCGTCGACGGGACCCGCATTCTCTGGATCGAGACCCCGAGCAATCCGCTCATGAAGATCAGCGATGTCGCGGCGCTCGCCGAGCTCGGGCATGAGGTCGGCGCCATCGTCGTGGTGGACAACACGTTCGCGTCGCCGGCGCTTCAACAGCCGCTCGCGCTCGGTGCCGATGTGGTGGTGCACTCCACCACCAAGTATTTGGGCGGGCACTCCGATGTGGTCGGCGGCGCCGTGGTGATCGACGACGATGAGCTCGCCGACAAGGTGCAGTTCGTCCAGTTCGCGGCCGGCGCGGTCTCCGGCCCGATGGATGCCTGGCTCACGACCCGCGGCATCAAGACCCTGGCGGTGCGGATGCAGCGCCACAGCGCGAACGCGCAGGCCGTCGCCGAGCGTCTCGTCGGGCATCCTGCCATCCAGGCCGTCTACTACCCCGGACTCGCCCATCACCCCGGCCACGAGCTTGCGGCACGGCAGATGAGCGGCTTCGGCGGCATGCTCTCCGTCGCGCTCGTCGGTGGCGCGGAGGCGGCGAAGGCGTTCGCCGAGGCGACCGAGGTCTTCCAGCTCGCCGAGTCGCTCGGGGGCGTCGAGTCGCTCATCGGCTACCCCTCCGAGATGACCCACGCCTCGGTGCGTGGCACCGAGCTAGAGGTGCCGGACAACGTCATCCGCCTCTCGGTGGGCATCGAGGACGCAGCAGACCTGATCGCCGATGTGGAGCAGGCGCTGGAGAAGATCGCCGGCCGCGCATAG
- a CDS encoding mechanosensitive ion channel domain-containing protein — protein MSDITQQPWFWPALIVVIGLPVLLLVLTELNAWLTRRGHPAAKVVRLVRNYLLPMGALLLLISQVTLTKQDFTWTKIAATVFGFLVILVLLNGLNVVLFSTAERGSWRERMPSIFVDLLRLLLIIVSLAVLFAWVWGADVGGLFTALGVSSIVIGLALQNAIGPIVSGLFLLFEQPFRLGDWLDTGSVRGRVIEVNWRAVHIDTGNGIQIVPNGSLADSSFTNLSKAPGPYSVSSTLTFATDDAPQDVIGLLRRVAGELPMVARGEAPSAYPIGGAKYEVNIPVSGPALEGQTLALFLTWLWYAARRAGLHLDGDLTDDYNTPERLLACLRLVAPTLHLASDELEDFLASARLERFGAGEVIQRTGTIPETTGVIALGTARLGAPVEGGGEIPLGLLGENEFVGLTALTREKLFTTIVASTDVTLVTVSVPVLEELVRKRPALAREIGQTIDNRRSMTEEAGGDVSETRGLGQR, from the coding sequence GTGTCTGACATCACGCAGCAGCCGTGGTTCTGGCCGGCGCTGATCGTGGTGATCGGACTCCCGGTGCTGCTGCTGGTGCTCACCGAGCTGAACGCGTGGCTGACGCGGCGCGGGCATCCGGCGGCCAAAGTCGTGCGGCTGGTGCGCAACTACCTGCTGCCGATGGGGGCGTTGCTGCTGTTGATCAGCCAGGTGACACTCACGAAGCAGGACTTCACCTGGACGAAGATCGCGGCGACCGTGTTCGGATTCCTGGTCATCCTCGTGCTGCTCAACGGGCTGAACGTGGTGCTGTTCTCCACCGCCGAACGCGGCAGCTGGCGGGAGAGGATGCCCTCCATCTTCGTCGATCTGCTTCGGCTGCTGCTCATCATCGTGAGTCTGGCCGTGCTCTTCGCCTGGGTGTGGGGCGCAGATGTGGGGGGTCTGTTCACCGCGCTCGGCGTCAGCTCGATCGTGATCGGTCTCGCCCTGCAGAACGCCATCGGCCCGATCGTCTCCGGACTGTTCCTGCTGTTCGAGCAGCCGTTCCGGCTGGGCGACTGGCTCGACACGGGCAGCGTGCGGGGCCGGGTGATCGAAGTCAACTGGCGGGCTGTGCACATCGACACCGGCAACGGAATCCAGATCGTGCCGAACGGATCGCTCGCCGACAGCTCGTTCACGAACCTCTCCAAGGCGCCGGGGCCGTACAGCGTGTCGAGCACGTTGACGTTCGCCACGGACGACGCACCACAGGATGTGATCGGTCTGCTGCGCCGGGTGGCCGGCGAGCTGCCGATGGTGGCGCGCGGAGAGGCGCCGTCGGCGTATCCGATCGGCGGAGCGAAGTACGAGGTCAACATCCCGGTGAGCGGACCGGCGCTGGAAGGGCAGACGCTCGCGCTCTTCCTGACCTGGCTCTGGTATGCCGCCCGTCGCGCCGGCCTCCATCTCGACGGCGACCTCACGGACGACTACAACACGCCGGAGCGCCTTCTCGCCTGCCTGCGCCTCGTGGCCCCGACGCTGCATCTGGCTTCGGACGAGCTCGAGGATTTCCTGGCCTCCGCGCGTCTCGAACGGTTCGGAGCGGGGGAGGTGATCCAGCGAACCGGGACCATCCCGGAGACGACGGGCGTCATCGCCCTCGGGACGGCACGGCTCGGCGCGCCGGTGGAGGGCGGCGGCGAGATCCCCCTCGGCCTGCTCGGTGAGAATGAGTTCGTCGGGCTCACCGCGCTCACCCGCGAGAAGCTGTTCACCACGATCGTCGCCTCCACTGATGTGACGCTGGTGACGGTCTCTGTGCCGGTGCTCGAGGAGCTGGTGCGCAAACGCCCTGCGCTGGCCCGCGAGATCGGTCAGACGATCGACAATCGCCGCAGCATGACCGAGGAGGCGGGCGGCGACGTGAGCGAGACGCGAGGGCTCGGCCAGCGGTGA